One Primulina huaijiensis isolate GDHJ02 chromosome 8, ASM1229523v2, whole genome shotgun sequence genomic region harbors:
- the LOC140982458 gene encoding uncharacterized protein encodes MDTDSVQSSFTYFANITLVNDDSSTFSDCNSDRSGEFPAASGKIRRLFHACASDNSDDIISHLVTALNSSNVDDRKQAAMEIRLLAKNNPENRIKIAEAGAIRPLISIISSNDAQLQEYGVTAILNLSLCDENKEEIASSGAINPLVRALKIGTSTARENAACALLRLSQIEDNIITIGLSGAIPPLVSLLEGGSFRGKKDACTALYSLCSSRENKVMAVEAGIMKPLVEMMADLGSNMVDKAAFVLMLLVSVSEARAALVEEGGIPVVVEMVEVGTQRQKDIAVSILLRLCEDCSSCRTMVSREGAIPPLIALSQTGTSRAKRKAESLIELLRQPRSANADDKHIC; translated from the coding sequence ATGGATACTGATTCCGTTCAATCAAGCTTTACCTATTTCGCCAATATCACCCTCGTTAACGACGATTCATCCACCTTCAGCGACTGCAACAGTGATAGATCCGGCGAATTCCCCGCCGCTTCCGGAAAAATTCGCCGCCTATTCCATGCCTGCGCTTCCGATAACTCCGACGACATAATCTCACATCTCGTTACCGCCCTGAATTCAAGCAACGTAGACGATCGAAAGCAAGCCGCTATGGAAATTCGTCTCCTAGCCAAAAACAATCCCGAGAACCGCATTAAAATAGCTGAAGCTGGAGCAATTAGACCGCTCATTTCCATAATCTCGTCGAACGATGCTCAACTGCAAGAGTACGGTGTCACCGCGATATTGAATCTGTCGCTGTGTGACGAGAATAAGGAAGAGATAGCCTCCTCGGGCGCCATTAACCCGTTAGTACGCGCGTTGAAAATTGGCACCTCTACTGCGAGAGAGAACGCTGCTTGTGCACTACTCAGACTGTCACAAATCGAAGATAATATAATCACTATCGGGCTATCCGGCGCGATTCCGCCGCTGGTGAGCTTGTTAGAGGGCGGGAGTTTCCGCGGTAAGAAGGACGCATGCACCGCACTGTACTCGCTTTGCTCGTCGAGGGAGAACAAGGTGATGGCTGTGGAGGCCGGAATAATGAAGCCGCTGGTGGAGATGATGGCGGATTTGGGTTCAAACATGGTGGATAAAGCGGCGTTCGTGCTGATGTTGTTGGTGTCTGTTTCGGAGGCGAGGGCGGCATTGGTGGAGGAAGGTGGAATtccggtggtggtggagatgGTGGAGGTGGGTACTCAGCGGCAAAAGGATATAGCGGTGTCGATATTGTTGAGGTTGTGTGAGGATTGCTCGTCGTGTCGCACAATGGTATCCCGCGAAGGAGCTATTCCTCCCTTGATCGCTTTGTCGCAGACCGGGACAAGTCGCGCCAAACGAAAG